The proteins below are encoded in one region of Juglans microcarpa x Juglans regia isolate MS1-56 chromosome 4D, Jm3101_v1.0, whole genome shotgun sequence:
- the LOC121259654 gene encoding cyclin-T1-3 isoform X1 has product MPQQGISRAAGSMCLPEEPHCDIRQWYFSRKEIEDHSPSRKDGIDLEYESHLRESYCKFIQRLGEKLKVPQVKIASGMLLCHRFYMRQSHAKNDWQTIATASTFLACKIGDTPRFLKDVVLLSYEMVYEWDSLAPQRIRKERKLYDKQRELILIGERLLLSTIAFDLDIQLPYQPLVTGLKKLDLSNLAKVAWNFVNDSLRTTLCLQYKPHYIAAGSIFLAATALESMELLTKKENFWGLEFEISQKQLKEVIQHMMLTLKQNRKQVPPATHGRITQSVAPVQKAMVNTQNPGGGSAADCSSSCRTLVEAGGVRSNKIQNLERSDRLLSVKEALTSKTSDSGRDGGTVEDHGQVKPKTVESDQRSSYQIFPNQNNHIKINANRIKEALKRKRRDTAADMKFVEATNSEMDSEAWIERELENGIELEYSSLAKKQRKEVVSF; this is encoded by the exons ATGCCTCAG CAGGGGATTTCTAGAGCTGCAGGAAGCATGTGCTTGCCAGAAGAACCTCATTGCGATATACGTCAGTGGTATTTCAGtagaaaagaaattgaagacCATTCCCCCTCCAGGAAGGATGGAATTGATTTGGAGTATGAGTCGCATTTGCGGGAGTCATACTGCAAATTTATTCAAAGGCTTGGCGAGAAGCTTAAagt GCCTCAGGTGAAAATAGCAAGTGGAATGTTGTTGTGCCACCGGTTTTATATGCGTCAATCTCATGCTAAGAATGATTGGCAG ACAATTGCTACTGCAAGCACATTTCTTGCTTGCAAAATAGGGGACACACCACGCTTCCTGAAGGATGTTGTTCTTCTGTCTTACGAGATGGTGTATGAATGGGATTCTTTAGCCCCgcaaagaataagaaaagaacGT AAACTATATGATAAGCAGAGGGAACTAATCTTAATCGGGGAGAGGCTTTTGTTGTCAACAATTGCTTTTGATCTTGATATTCAACTTCCATACCAGCCTCTTGTTACCGGTCTGAAAAAATTGGATCTCTCTAACCTTGCTAAAGTAGCATGGAATTTTGTGAATGACTC GCTTCGGACAACGTTGTGTTTGCAGTACAAGCCTCATTATATTGCGGCTGGTTCCATCTTTCTTGCTGCCACTGCTTTAGAAAGTATGGAACTGCTTACGAAGAAGGAAAATTTTTGGGGGCTGGAGTTTGAAATTTCACAGAAACAGTTAAAAG AGGTCATCCAGCATATGATGCTCACGTTGaagcaaaacagaaaacaaGTGCCGCCAGCTACACATGGGAGGATCACTCAATCTGTAGCTCCAGTTCAAAAGGCAATGGTTAATACCCAGAACCCTGGTGGAGGCTCAGCTGCTGATTGCTCTTCTAGCTGTAGAACCCTGGTCGAGGCTGGAGGTGTAAGGTCTAATAAAATCCAGAATCTGGAAAGAAGTGACCGCCTTCTTTCTGTTAAAGAAGCTTTAACATCTAAGACAAGTGATAGTGGCCGTGACGGTGGTACTGTTGAGGATCACGGTCAGGTGAAGCCAAAAACGGTAGAATCTGATCAGAGGTCAAGCTATCAGATTTTCCCCAATCAAAATAACCACATTAAGATCAACGCCAACCGGATCAAAGAGGCATTGAAACGGAAGAGACGCGACACTGCTGCGGATATGAAGTTTGTGGAAGCCACAAATTCTGAGATGGATAGTGAGGCGTGGATAGAGAGAGAGCTGGAAAATGGAATAGAGCTAGAATATTCCTCTTTAGCGAAGAAACAGAGAAAAGAGGTGGTGAGCTTTTGA
- the LOC121259655 gene encoding anamorsin homolog isoform X1, protein MENNTMQGSVLAFTDDAVLPVSAVSTTVTALGIRGFELCNPQIITQASSLNHLPVESSSIDIVICISRSAEFPSVPFFEEISRVLKPGGTILIHRTSQSATGETDKATSALERILLLAGFLEAEVLGQKSMVRAKKASWKIGSSFAIKKATKIQINDDSDLIDEDSLLSEEDLKKPQLPLVGDCEVGSTRKACKNCTCGRAEAEQKVQIGPTVEQINNPQSACGSCGLGDAFRCSTCPYKGLPAFKLGEKVSLSGNFLAADI, encoded by the exons GAGAACAACACAATGCAAGGTAGTGTGCTGGCATTTACAGATGACGCTGTTCTGCCAGTCAGTGCTGTATCTACTACAGTTACTGCGCTTGGCATTAGAGGGTTTGAACTATGCAATCCTCAAATTATCACTCAAGCATCTTCTTTGA ATCATCTGCCTGTGGAGTCTTCCTCTATAGATATTGTTATTTGTATCAGTAGATCAGCTGAATTTCCCAGTGTTCCATTCTTTGAGGAAATCTCAAGAGTGTTGAAGCCTGGTGGCACAATACTAATTCACAGGACTTCTCAGTCCGCAACAGGAGAAACAGATAAG GCAACCTCCGCTCTTGAGCGCATCTTACTTTTGGCAGGGTTCTTAGAAGCAGAGGTCCTTGGACAAAAGTCAATG GTCAGGGCTAAGAAGGCTTCGTGGAAGATTGGTTCTTCATTTGCTATCAAGAAGGCCACTAAAATTCAGATCAATGATGACTCAGATCTGATTGATGAAGATAGCCTATTAAGTGAAGAGGATTTAAAGAAACCACAGCTACCACTGG TTGGTGATTGTGAAGTTGGAAGCACGAGGAAAGCTTGCAAAAACTGCACGTGCGGGCGGGCTGAAGCAGAGCAGAAAGTACAGATAGGACCGACTGTGGAGCAGATTAATAATCCTCAATCAGCTTGCGGCAGT TGTGGGCTAGGGGATGCTTTTCGGTGCAGTACATGTCCTTACAAGGGTCTTCCGGCTTTCAAACTGGGCGAGAAG GTATCACTATCTGGGAACTTCCTTGCAGCAGACATATAA
- the LOC121259654 gene encoding cyclin-T1-3 isoform X2, which translates to MPQGISRAAGSMCLPEEPHCDIRQWYFSRKEIEDHSPSRKDGIDLEYESHLRESYCKFIQRLGEKLKVPQVKIASGMLLCHRFYMRQSHAKNDWQTIATASTFLACKIGDTPRFLKDVVLLSYEMVYEWDSLAPQRIRKERKLYDKQRELILIGERLLLSTIAFDLDIQLPYQPLVTGLKKLDLSNLAKVAWNFVNDSLRTTLCLQYKPHYIAAGSIFLAATALESMELLTKKENFWGLEFEISQKQLKEVIQHMMLTLKQNRKQVPPATHGRITQSVAPVQKAMVNTQNPGGGSAADCSSSCRTLVEAGGVRSNKIQNLERSDRLLSVKEALTSKTSDSGRDGGTVEDHGQVKPKTVESDQRSSYQIFPNQNNHIKINANRIKEALKRKRRDTAADMKFVEATNSEMDSEAWIERELENGIELEYSSLAKKQRKEVVSF; encoded by the exons ATGCCTCAG GGGATTTCTAGAGCTGCAGGAAGCATGTGCTTGCCAGAAGAACCTCATTGCGATATACGTCAGTGGTATTTCAGtagaaaagaaattgaagacCATTCCCCCTCCAGGAAGGATGGAATTGATTTGGAGTATGAGTCGCATTTGCGGGAGTCATACTGCAAATTTATTCAAAGGCTTGGCGAGAAGCTTAAagt GCCTCAGGTGAAAATAGCAAGTGGAATGTTGTTGTGCCACCGGTTTTATATGCGTCAATCTCATGCTAAGAATGATTGGCAG ACAATTGCTACTGCAAGCACATTTCTTGCTTGCAAAATAGGGGACACACCACGCTTCCTGAAGGATGTTGTTCTTCTGTCTTACGAGATGGTGTATGAATGGGATTCTTTAGCCCCgcaaagaataagaaaagaacGT AAACTATATGATAAGCAGAGGGAACTAATCTTAATCGGGGAGAGGCTTTTGTTGTCAACAATTGCTTTTGATCTTGATATTCAACTTCCATACCAGCCTCTTGTTACCGGTCTGAAAAAATTGGATCTCTCTAACCTTGCTAAAGTAGCATGGAATTTTGTGAATGACTC GCTTCGGACAACGTTGTGTTTGCAGTACAAGCCTCATTATATTGCGGCTGGTTCCATCTTTCTTGCTGCCACTGCTTTAGAAAGTATGGAACTGCTTACGAAGAAGGAAAATTTTTGGGGGCTGGAGTTTGAAATTTCACAGAAACAGTTAAAAG AGGTCATCCAGCATATGATGCTCACGTTGaagcaaaacagaaaacaaGTGCCGCCAGCTACACATGGGAGGATCACTCAATCTGTAGCTCCAGTTCAAAAGGCAATGGTTAATACCCAGAACCCTGGTGGAGGCTCAGCTGCTGATTGCTCTTCTAGCTGTAGAACCCTGGTCGAGGCTGGAGGTGTAAGGTCTAATAAAATCCAGAATCTGGAAAGAAGTGACCGCCTTCTTTCTGTTAAAGAAGCTTTAACATCTAAGACAAGTGATAGTGGCCGTGACGGTGGTACTGTTGAGGATCACGGTCAGGTGAAGCCAAAAACGGTAGAATCTGATCAGAGGTCAAGCTATCAGATTTTCCCCAATCAAAATAACCACATTAAGATCAACGCCAACCGGATCAAAGAGGCATTGAAACGGAAGAGACGCGACACTGCTGCGGATATGAAGTTTGTGGAAGCCACAAATTCTGAGATGGATAGTGAGGCGTGGATAGAGAGAGAGCTGGAAAATGGAATAGAGCTAGAATATTCCTCTTTAGCGAAGAAACAGAGAAAAGAGGTGGTGAGCTTTTGA
- the LOC121259655 gene encoding anamorsin homolog isoform X2: MQGSVLAFTDDAVLPVSAVSTTVTALGIRGFELCNPQIITQASSLNHLPVESSSIDIVICISRSAEFPSVPFFEEISRVLKPGGTILIHRTSQSATGETDKATSALERILLLAGFLEAEVLGQKSMVRAKKASWKIGSSFAIKKATKIQINDDSDLIDEDSLLSEEDLKKPQLPLVGDCEVGSTRKACKNCTCGRAEAEQKVQIGPTVEQINNPQSACGSCGLGDAFRCSTCPYKGLPAFKLGEKVSLSGNFLAADI; this comes from the exons ATGCAAGGTAGTGTGCTGGCATTTACAGATGACGCTGTTCTGCCAGTCAGTGCTGTATCTACTACAGTTACTGCGCTTGGCATTAGAGGGTTTGAACTATGCAATCCTCAAATTATCACTCAAGCATCTTCTTTGA ATCATCTGCCTGTGGAGTCTTCCTCTATAGATATTGTTATTTGTATCAGTAGATCAGCTGAATTTCCCAGTGTTCCATTCTTTGAGGAAATCTCAAGAGTGTTGAAGCCTGGTGGCACAATACTAATTCACAGGACTTCTCAGTCCGCAACAGGAGAAACAGATAAG GCAACCTCCGCTCTTGAGCGCATCTTACTTTTGGCAGGGTTCTTAGAAGCAGAGGTCCTTGGACAAAAGTCAATG GTCAGGGCTAAGAAGGCTTCGTGGAAGATTGGTTCTTCATTTGCTATCAAGAAGGCCACTAAAATTCAGATCAATGATGACTCAGATCTGATTGATGAAGATAGCCTATTAAGTGAAGAGGATTTAAAGAAACCACAGCTACCACTGG TTGGTGATTGTGAAGTTGGAAGCACGAGGAAAGCTTGCAAAAACTGCACGTGCGGGCGGGCTGAAGCAGAGCAGAAAGTACAGATAGGACCGACTGTGGAGCAGATTAATAATCCTCAATCAGCTTGCGGCAGT TGTGGGCTAGGGGATGCTTTTCGGTGCAGTACATGTCCTTACAAGGGTCTTCCGGCTTTCAAACTGGGCGAGAAG GTATCACTATCTGGGAACTTCCTTGCAGCAGACATATAA